In Bacteroidales bacterium, a genomic segment contains:
- a CDS encoding RNA polymerase sigma factor, giving the protein MDHLTNYSDKELIVLITEKGEIDAFGALYDRYIKVVFNKVLITFGHFQDSEDITHDIFMKIFLRLKTYKGDAAFSSWVYSITNHHIIDVIRSTKNKKRYDYETDMTSIPEEPDDEQILTIDSSKITRIMEQLDEEDRMILILKYNDEMSLKGIMEVFKIKESTAKMRVSRAKKKAYKIYKEQFKSIEV; this is encoded by the coding sequence GTGGACCATTTGACCAACTATTCTGACAAAGAGCTCATCGTCCTGATCACTGAAAAAGGTGAGATAGATGCCTTTGGCGCACTTTATGACAGGTATATAAAAGTGGTCTTTAATAAAGTATTGATCACTTTCGGACATTTTCAGGATTCAGAAGATATTACGCACGATATTTTTATGAAAATATTCCTCCGTCTCAAAACATATAAGGGTGATGCAGCTTTTTCCTCCTGGGTCTATTCGATCACAAATCATCATATCATCGATGTGATCCGTTCAACAAAGAACAAAAAAAGATATGACTATGAAACAGACATGACTTCTATCCCTGAAGAACCGGATGATGAACAAATATTAACGATTGATTCATCCAAAATAACGCGCATCATGGAACAACTGGATGAAGAGGACCGGATGATTTTAATCCTGAAATACAACGACGAGATGTCGCTGAAGGGGATCATGGAAGTTTTCAAAATAAAAGAAAGCACTGCGAAAATGCGTGTGAGTCGTGCAAAGAAGAAAGCATACAAGATATATAAGGAGCAATTTAAAAGCATTGAAGTATGA